atttttttttttatagaaattgaTGCTCAGGTGCATGTTATGACTGAATTTACATTAGGACTTGATTATTGTCAAGTAAGAAAGATTAGAAATTTTGATTATTGGAAtcattgaatttgttttttaatactttttttattggaaatataGGAATCTGAAAACTTTAGGTTGTGCTAATATGAAAATTATAGTGATTTACTTGATTATATGGTTCTTTGGGTCGAATggaatgacaaaaaaaaaaaaaaaaatacatataaggATCCTTAGCCAACtgcaaaattttgggactaagattagattgtttgttgttgtttagtTGATTTATATGGTTTGCAAACATGATTGGTGGAAGAGCATTTGTTGCTACTCATTCTCAACAATTGGCTGCCTTTTACAAGCTGCTAtgggcttcttttttttatgtctTCCCTAGGGGTTTGGTGGGTTGTTTGGCTATGTGAATTTTCCCATCGTGGCTCTATATCCGTTGATGTTTGATAAAGCATAAGACTATTGTTTACTGATATTAAACTTTGGGAAGATTGCATGTTAATCTCTTGGGCAAGCTTTTGGGGTTTGAGTATTGGAAGCGTAAAGGGTGGTGAAAGGCTGAAAGCATAAATTTTGGGTGGCTTGGGGGCTAATTAAACACTTAGCACTTCCAAATTCAAAGTAGGGTTTGACATGGTTTGCACCAGTTCTGAGAAATCTAAATAGCTTCAATGACttattgttttatgttttgttgtccATTGGTGTGTTGTTCTGGTTGGTTTTTGCTCTTTGCAAATAATAGAATCGTATATTATCTCCTATgcttgttctctctctctttttaagaATCAAAGTAAACTGGAAAGTGTGTTACATGCAGATAGAATTCAGTTCagatatatatttatactaaTAAGTGAAGCATTTTTTGGCGTAGCTTCTTGCAAAGCCCTAGTCTATATGTTTAATAGAGTAAGGGAGTGATTTAGTGAAGCTAGTGGATGAAGTAGTCCACAAAACCAATTCCTCTATGTGTTAACCACGAAAATTCACTTATGGATTGAGTTGATTATTTACCTTTGCCACCACCTTCATCTCTCTTAACTGTGCTCCACCACAGGTGaatatagacacacacatatTGTCAGAGAGTTAGTAGAGACATGACCCTAGATAAGACCAAGTGGTGTAAAAGAATCCTGTAGTTGACCCAGGACTAGTTGAATTGCGACGTGTgtgagacccaaaaaaaaacccccacCAATGGCCTACTGTGTTTATGTGTGTTTTATTTGCCACCCCCTGGTTATTAGTTTGCGCCATATAATGATAATTGACCCCtatcctctctctcttgtttCTGTTTTCTGTAGtttctattttaattaaatcaaaCTTCTTTGCTAAGTTTCTGTTTTTACAATGTGCAGACACTTGAAATGCTAGAGAAAAAGGAGAATGTCCTTTTGAAGAAGGCTTCTGCAGAGGTTGAAAAGGCTAAGGAATTTACTAGAGCAAAGAACAAGAAGGGTTAGATCACATAACTACTCATGAAAAGAAATGCATTTTTAGGGGTTCTTTCAGATCTTTATATATTGTGCCTCTGTTGCTAATAGAAAGTGCAGTTACATACTTCGTTGCTTTGACATGGTTGCTTGTTTCATATGTATTTCATATTTTGGGGCATTTAGGTTCTTTATGGAAATGCCATTATTCCAGAATATAAAGGCCAGTATGATCTTCTTGTTTATgctgcataattatttttttgatgaccCGATACTTACTTTTGGCAGATGTGTATTAAGTTGCTGTTGGTTACAGGATGTAGTTACTCACATGTTAAAATGCCCCTTAAACCAATAATTCATGCAGCTTGGTTCTCCATTATACTGATTATTGATTATCTTTAGTGGAATATTTTCTGCAATGGAATGTATTGTAAAGATGATTATTGTTTGTGATCATAGTGACAAATCAGTTAGGACAGCACttgtcaaaacaaaaacaaagtgtTAGGACATCAAAACTTCTGCACGGTTGCAGAATTTGCTAAAGATCTGTAGTTAGTTGATTTCTACGTGTTGCATTAAGCCAACAATTTTGCACATGGAATGTAAGTTTAGTAAAAGTTGAAATAGAGATGAATTGAGGAAGGAGCGGTAAAACTTGATGGTCAAGAGATACAAAAGAGTGAGAGCTTTCGATATCTTGGatctttattttataaagatGGAGAGATCGAAAAGTTGTGAATCATAGGATATGAACAGGGTGGATGAAGTAGAGAAGTGTGCCTGTTaagttaaaagggaaaattttatgAGATTGCTATAAGACCAGCTATGCTTTATGGTATTAAATTTTAGGCTGTTAAGAAgtaacatattcataaaattaGTGTAGTTGAAATGAGAGTTTTAAGATGGATAAGTGGAAATACATGGAAATATAATattcaaaatgaagaaattgcTAATTAGCTTAAAGATAGGGGTGGTCCCTATCGATGAAAAGATGATGGTTTTAGTCATGTGTAGAGGAGAGCAATTAGTGCACTGttaagaaagagtgagttgattcaagttgagggaatgaaaaaagtagaggaagaccaaaaataacattagtaaaaatagttaaaaatgaCAAGTCAATTAGGAGGTAACAAAGGTTATAGCCTTTGATAGAATAGAAAGGAGGAATAGAATACATGTGGCCAACCCTAACTAAtcttgttgaggatccatagccgaGTGCCGACCCCTGAAAATTTAGGACTAAGACTCTATTGTTGTATTGAaaactctctcattttcttctccttaagatttttctctctaaattctTGTTTTGTAGGTTTTCAATTATCTCCTAAGGATGATAATTTGCTTTAGGTGGGAAACCATAATGGATGTTCCTAACTGTATGATTTGTTGATAAGGATCTTATATTATGTTGCTTCTGCTTTCTGTTGCCCTTTTGGTCTTAGGAGAGacaaattgtttgattttatgaaattatttcCTGTTTTggtcattaatttttgaagattTATTGCACAATCCTTGCACTTTTTTCATTGGTTCTGAATGCTATTTTATGCCTTATTGCTGTTTTTCAGCTGCAATACAGtgtttaaagaagaagaagctttaCGAACAGCAAATTGAACAGCTTGGAAATTTCCAATTGCGCATTCATGATCAGGTACTGTTGTAATGTTTTAAAATGTactcaccaaaaaataaattaatttaatcaaatttaggTTGTGAGAACACACTGTGAGGgcccttctttttttaaatttaaatttaaattttgtgatatatatttttgaggaccttatttcaaaatgaatatcttttgggtttgggtttcagATGATATTGTTGGAAGGTGCTAAAGCTACAACAGAAACTGTTGATGCATTGAGAACTGGAGCAGCTGCCATGAAGCAAATGCACAAGGCAACGTAAGTGGCCTCTCAATAGAATTCACTATTCAGCACAACTTAGTATTGCTGGTCCATCACTGCAATTATGGACAATGATTTGAATCCAATTAAGTACAAAACTACTTTTGTGTTTTCCGTAAATTATGTTAGCCTACACAAATTCATTTGAAATGCAACATCTTATTTCATTCTGCCCCATTTGTGTCTGATGtgacattttattatataggaATATTGATGATGTGGACAAAACAATGGATGAGATCAATGAGCAGACTGAGAACATGAAACAGATTCAGGAGGCACTCTCAGCACCCATTGGTGCAGCAGCTGATTTTGATGAGGCATGTTTTCAAGTTTTAGTTCTTATATCCATTCTATGTATTTTGTGAATTGAGAAGTTTGAACTATTCCACTTCACTTTTTCAGGATGAATTGGAAGCCGAACTTGAAGAACTGGAAGGAGCTGAGTTGGAGGAACAGCTTCTTCAGCCTGCTACTACTGCCCCTGCAGCTCCAGTCAATGTCCCGGCAGGCAGGCAACCAACCCGCCCTGTTGCTCAGAAGAACAAAGCTGAGGAAGATGAGCTTGCTGCATTACAGGCAGAGATGGCACTCTAAGAGGTCATTTACTCATTGTCTTAAGCTGATCTTTTATTTTGCCAATGTGATCCTTTGTTTTCATCAGTGAAGTAGTGATTCACTTAATTTTCATGGAATAAGTTTCTATTGGAAcctagaaatatatatatatacacacacacaatttttattagCTGCTGTTCAATTTGGGTCTTTACACACTTCATGGAAACAATATCATGTTAAAGCATAGATCTTCTCTTTTAGAGTGGTATCATTATTGAAGccaataaaatttgtttatttcttagCATAGAAGTTGAGGCAAACTTGCTTTTTCTATGACATGAATGAATGCTTCTCATTGCAACGTGAGAAAGACTCCTTGCAAATAGCATGAATAATAGATGTGGTCgacatatttatgtttttcaaaTCAGAGAAATCATGTTTTTGAAAGCACTTCAATGaattctcacacacacacacacatttataATGTGAGGGCCTTTTATGTCTATGAAACATGTGCTGAAACGCTGATTACAAGGTCAAACAAGCAATATTGCATAAGTGACCTCTGAAACTTCCAGCACTGCCTTGAAAGAAACTTCTTTTCCTTCGTTAACTGGTATTTGAATGAGGTTTAGTTAAGCTTTTTCTTGCCTAGATTGAGCTCCGTTGCTCCTAAATTTTGGTGATTTTGGTGTTGGCTTACTCCACCTCAAATCTatgttcaactttttttttcaatgctaGGCAACTAACACAGTGATTTAAGTTATATATGTGAATTGATTGTAAatcaaattgaataaattttatctttcaGATTAGTCTCCACTTAAAAAAGAATAGTCCCATATTAGTACCTGGGATCGAGGTGCAAGTAATTGGTTTTGAGAGTTGGTGATGTATCTGAAAATTTTTAGGTAGTTGTACAGATGCTTGTTTGGGCACTCCAGTCCATATTATATGACTGTCATGTTGCCATCTTTGCAGTTGGTATTGCAAAGTGGGTGAATATCATTTAAAGGTTGAAGCTGCTGCATAATTGAGGCTTGAGGCTACATTTCCACAAGAGAAATCGAGAAATTCTCCTCATCTACTGTTTGTGTATATGGCTTAAAGTATATCAGGTTCTATCTATAATTTGTAGTTTACCTCGTTGTTTTCAGAACAAATGTGGCAGATTCCTATCAAAAATTATATTCTCGTAGGGTTGTGACATATTTCatatatttaagaaataaatagtGTGTCATGGCATGTACAAAGCTTTCCTTATTGCTTTAATTGCCAAAATCATGGAGTTTGGGAGGTTTGgtccacaccccccccccccccccccccctttttttttattattccatGTAGTCTTTGTTTTGGCTTATTAAGATTAAAGTacacttttgagttttgacccTTAAAGTTTGGGATTGTTTATATTTTGGTATTCTAcgtgtcaaaattttcattttagttcttaATGTTAAATTCATTTTTGTTAATAGCCATACAGTCC
This DNA window, taken from Quercus robur chromosome 2, dhQueRobu3.1, whole genome shotgun sequence, encodes the following:
- the LOC126708898 gene encoding vacuolar protein sorting-associated protein 32 homolog 2-like, which produces MFQRMFGKPKQETNALTTLDKLNETLEMLEKKENVLLKKASAEVEKAKEFTRAKNKKAAIQCLKKKKLYEQQIEQLGNFQLRIHDQMILLEGAKATTETVDALRTGAAAMKQMHKATNIDDVDKTMDEINEQTENMKQIQEALSAPIGAAADFDEDELEAELEELEGAELEEQLLQPATTAPAAPVNVPAGRQPTRPVAQKNKAEEDELAALQAEMAL